CAGTTCTTCCGCTGCATAATAATTGTCATCCCCCCTCTGAGTCGCTCTATCATCCGGCCGACTCACACAATCCTCTCGATCCATCTCGCGACCGAGGTTCTCTTCGTCTTCCTCAACAtcctcgtcctcctcctcgtcttcctcctcctcctcatccCCGTCGTCCTCCACATCGTCATCTTCGTCATCCTCCAGCCCATCGCCTTCGTCCGAATCGGAATGCAGATCAAATCGTTGTACCGGTGGTGTGTTTTCATCACGCGCCAACAACCGAGACGCTGTACTCTTTACCGGCGTACTTTCATCCGATTGTTCCGCGATCGGATAGACCGGTTCGCTGCCCGCGTTTGTGGCGCCGGGTAGCACCGATTCGAAGGCAGCAACCCCATCACAACCGGTCACCATGAAGCCGGACGAGCTACCGCCACCGCACACATCCACCAGCCCCGTTCCACTGCTGCCCTCGTTTGATTTAGTAAACAAATTCAGGTACGGATTGCGCGACAAGCACTTGCTGGGCGGTGGTAACACAGTGTGCCGGGGATTGCGCAGCGTTTGGCCACCGATCACCTCCACACTGTTCGGGTGTGTTGGTGTAAGGTTCGGTATCGAGGCGGGACTGCACGTTTCCAGTGCGGCACTTTTTATCCTCCTTACGGATGTGAGTGATCGTGGCAGTGGTCTTCCGGTACCATTACCGCTGGTGGTGTTCGTAGTGTTCGAGTGTCGGCGTCGCTTGCCGGACGAATTATTACCACCCCTGCTAACCGTCCGTTCGCCTCCCGTCCCCAAACCAACCGAGCCTACTCCCTCACCGGACACACCGCCAACGATGGAACCACCACCAACGGGGCCACTGCTACTGCTCGCAATCGTCGGTAGCTGTAACGCCGACATGGTACTGCTGGAATCCCGCCTAATTGGAGTGGTTTGATGCAGGAGGTAGGTGATTTTGTTCGACGAATCGTTCCCACTGCCCGTATCCGCTATCGCAAGCTGTACGGCCGATTTCGTGTAGTTATGGTCCATGTACAGATCCGGATCGAGGTTCTGTAATGCCAGCatatggtgatggtgatggtgatggtgatgatggtgtagCTGATGGTGAAACAACGAACCGaccgatttgttgttttgatcaTCCGAGCTAAGGTGCCGCTGGAGCTGCATTCCTCCTCCCTCTGCTCCGACAGCGTTCCCACTGCCACCCGGCCTGCGACGATTGCGCGTACCTTCGGCCATTTCTCCCCCGCCACCATGCGCCCCATCAGTTTGCTCATCCGCAAACACGTTGCTGCCATTCAGCTTTTCCGAATCGAGCGATATTTGGCGCTGTAGCTGGCTGTTCATGAACCGCTGTTTCCGCTTTGATTTGTACTGATGCCGTCGTAACGATGCGTTCGATTGTGCACCGGCCATCCGCGGTCCAGCCTCACCCTTCGCATTGCTTACTCCACCAGTCCCACCACTACTGCTCGTACCTCCTGCTGCCAATGGTAAATCGCCAAATTCACGGGTCATTTCGCGCATCACCGTTTCGAGCACCAGCTCGGAAAACCGATCCTGGTTGGGCGTGGAAAGGGAACGCTTGTGCGTACCGGTACTGCACACTTCCGCCGTGTGCGTTTGCACCGGTCCACCGTATCGTACGACTGGTGCACCGAATGGTGTTTCGTTGTTTGCCTCCGCGATGCgatcgcttcgaaagcaagCGTCACTACAAGCCGCAGACGCAACAACAGCTCCTAGACCGGTAGTTCCACTACCGGTACCACCCGCACCACTACCAGCACCGCCCGCCGCGCTCGCAGCTGCCCCGCTCAGTCCACTATCGCTCGATTCGGAGCTGTTCTTGCGATGTACGTCCACCTTTAGGTCGATCGTACTGGTCACCTCCTGGTAGTCAATCGACATTGCACTGTTGGCGTAGCTGTTTTCGTCGCTGTGATGTTCGACCGACGTACGGGACGATACATTCACTGGTGGCGTACCGCCCACAACTTCCACCGTGCCAAGGATTTGCATTTCAATGCCGGGTTCATCGTCACCCGAGCCACCTCCGCCGATGCCAATTCCTGTGTCCACTTCGCGTGCTGCTTTCGAATTCGCGCTTCCCGGTTTCTTCAGGTTCGTTTCCGAAAGCGTACGTGCCCGATCGTACATGCGATGTAGCGCTACGTTCACCATCTTGAAGAACGTGATGATGATCGCGATCAGCACACAGTAAATGCTCCATACAGCTACGGTGGTCGGGAAGTACTgaaagcagaaaaagaaaatgttttagaCAAGTTTGAAGTTTGCAAAAGATTGAGAGTACAGCAATTAAAAACGGAACAAATATATTGCAACGGTTCTCGTTGGACATCATCAAACATAAACCTTTTCCTAAAAGCCTTTCTAATAGTAATCTaatagttagttgtaatagttTCTAGTAGTAATACTAGGAGGGCAcactttttccattttggcCGCATGGTGTGGCATTAAACGGAATAGCATCCGTAATCTATTCACCTGCCCCGTTCGCAAGCCTAACACAAGTAACAAGGACGCATAACAAACGCCACCGTCTATCGCTTCGCACCAAGAAATGAAAGTGCGAACAGGTTCACGGTGTGGCCGTACTCGTTGTGGGCATCCTACCCGTTCCGCTCCCTACTTCCTCATGCACCGTCGAGTACTGTTCACCGctaaccaccggaaaactggtAGGCAAAGGTAGACAGTTAGACAGGTTAGGCAGCAGCCTTTTCGTACCGGCGGCTTGCCTATAAATTAGGACCAGTTTTCCATTGCCACACGGTGTAACACTCCACCGAGTGTCGTCGCGTGCGTGTATTTGTCACACTTTTGCCAGAGGAAATTGGGAAAGACATATTAACCAAAGGTGGAGACGAGATGGGAAAGTCGCACAATGACCGCCAAACGCTAAGGGCCATTCACAACGCTAGGGCGAATAATGTTGAAACACGATTTCCAGCGTATGGACAGTCTGGAACGGATAAAGTGAGATAAATTAGTAGCAAAACCATTATTAAACTAATTAACTGTTTAGCCAAGTCATCGTTTATTCCTGTTTATAAGATATTCTTCCTGGAATCCTTAAGGGAACCTTGAAAAGAAGTGTTAATTTGCTTTGCACACAAAACGTGGGAACCTTATATTTTGAGCTAGTATAAGAAACATATCTGCCATTACCCTATTATAAACCTTCCCATGTCCGCAAATTATCTGCCCCCGAATAGGGGATGATGCGTGGCGTGGTTTTCGCATCTCTAAAACATTATTATGAAACAAGGCCATGGTCAAGTGTAATAGCGTTTGCCATCGgccacaacacaacaagcCGGGTAAAGCCGTggctgtttgtgtgttgctgcCGTGTAGTGCGCGCCTCGTGAACGGTAAGATCTACTTGAATCAATCGACACCGAGAAACAAACGGCTGACGAGCTTTGTCTCTGGCTTCCACCCTTTATCCCCGTACCACACCACCTTCGTCGTCGTTCGTGGTTAGAATTACGTGAGCAATACAAAGACGCCGTACAATGTAGGTTGGAAACAAAACTGCTTCTAAACAGCGACGCCTATCACAGTAGGCCGATATGCGTAAATGCTTATCAAATGGTATTTTATTCTCTTTACAACGTCGTCCCATTGACAATTGGCGGTTGGATTAATTAGGTCAGAGTAGTTTTCAGTAAACAGAACACTGCCTCTGCCTAATCGTATTGCGCCTAATAGTATCGCATCACGTGAGAATTCTTCCGAATGTTGGAGTCTGGCATCCGGGCAAATCGTTACATTGCTGGAGGTACGCTAATAAACGCGGGatgtttatcaatttttcatcCGTGTTTACTTTGTCCCAAGCAGTCTAAAGGTCGAAAACGATGATTCATTCGCAGtaataacaaaagaaaaaaaggtttcttGTTTAGATGAGCATCGTCTTCCTCACTTACCATATAAATGATGAACGgaaggaacaacaaaaacagccAGATATACAGATGGACGGCATTGCAGAACACATTCTGATGCACGTCATAGTACCAGCCACCGGTTAAGCTGGCCAGCACACCCTGTCGCAGGATTTTTAACGTTTGCGAACCCATTGTTGCCTGTTCATTTCatgctgccgctgctggtgGGCCACCGTTCGACGTTGCTGACCAGTTGTGGTAGTGCAATGCCCAGCTTGTGTGGCAACTGACCCGGTGAGCGTAGGGATGCGTCTACCATTCACATTCGTTGTCTCAGCTGGTTTTCGATCTTCCAGCTGGATCTTTGGCAGGAACAGGAATCACGCTGATGCAGCAGTGTGCGGGACGACCGACGGCGTGATGAATAACTGTGTGTCAGCTCAACCTGCGCTAAGCTTCTTCTACCCTCTAATTTGGCCTCAGGCAGTGGCACTTCGTTGTTACATCCAAAAACAAACGCTCTCGTCTGCACGACTATTTCGCACTACTATTTTCCGCACTATTCAAAACACACAGCTGCGCCTGTGAGTGCACCTATTTTTTCCACTGGCACGTTCAATAGCGTGCAACTCCCTCCTGGGTACTTCCGCAGAACCAATCAACTTTCTTTCAATCGCTACTTTCTTCCGAGCCACCCGTCATGATGATGCACACTTCACCACGTACAATTGCTTACTTGCCaccttttgttttccacttcaCTGTACCAACATTTTACGACCTCACCAAACAGAGGACGAGGACGTGAATGTTGTTACTTCACGTGGGGGCTATGGATTGCACTGTTGTGGCCGCCCTTCCCCCCAGGCCAAGAAGAATTtccgtcgctggaggagaataTAATCGACGAAcgaaccgtgtgtgtgttgtaacGCGCTCTGGTTCGCGAGATGATCTACTTTTGCTGCTACAGCACACCAGCACACCGCCTTCGCGAAGCAAGCGAAACGAATTGGCGAATGCTTAGCTGCTAACGTACACCTTTTGCCCTTGTGTAGCGAAAATATGTTGTTCCACACGCGATATACTACGAAATATTAGGGATGACTAATATTCGCAGGTTTACGAACTATTTTATGCATTATGGACGTTTTTTACAATAGTTTCGTTAAGCGAGAGAAATGGGTTTTGACATTCGTTTCGTTGAGATGTCGAGTTGACGTTTTCGTTAAATGACGGTTGTTGTGACAGTTGCTTTCGAACATCGATGCCCAGCTGGACAAGATTTTTGCtttcaataattaaaaaaaaaacatcaaaaatcaattcacAAGAACACTAAACCGAGCAAATCAAACACTTAAATGGCCGGTACTTTAAATCTAAACGTTGAAGGGATTTTTACACGATTTGAGAAATCAGTCGTCTTCGAAAACGAGAAATTATTTTCGAAACACACCTATCGCACACACTCGCAGTGTGCAACAGTCCAATACCCGAAACGAATGCGCTGTGGCCGTGTTTAGTGTCAAACGGTCAATGGTGGGCGCTCTGTTTTACCTTTTgtacagaaaaagaaacttgATACGCGCAGTTTACCTCAAAGCttatagaactaactttggtGCAAACATTCAAGAGAAGTGCAAAACTTATCCTTTATCGTTTAGTTCTTTCGCCGACTGTGTTACGGTGCGATACAACGAAATAGTGCATGCGTGAGTAGTTGTGCCTATGTACGCgaggtgtgagtgtgtgtagaagcaaaaagtaaaattaTGACAGCTACTGCAGGGGGCATCAGTATCACCATCCTGCTGCATTCGAATTGCTAGGTTTCTTGGCACGGATCAGGATTCAGAGATGCCAATCGTGaagtgagaagaaaaaaccctcTAAAACGTCGCATTTCACTGCATTAGCACAGAGTTTTCCTAGAGTGGAACAACGAACAGTGTGGAAAGAAACTGGTCACCGCCGAAAGGGTTTCAAACACATCAGACATTGCCGTCTGCGCTATAGTAAAAGTAAGTaaattgtcctttttttcttggtaTCTTAACATTGTTCCGGGACGCTTCCAGTTAGGACATAACCGCATACCGACCAGTTGCGCACGTCTGCCTTCCAAACAGGTCCACCAACCCACCCTATACGTAAGTGGGATGTGGGCGCTGTCCTTGTTTTGTCTGTGCGTGTGCTTTCCTTGCTTGGCCGTAATACTCCAGACCGTCCTCAATCCCTCTTGTGTGTCTCTGCCTCCCTGTGTGGGGGTGGCGCCACCTTAAGGTCACAATACCGTATGGCAAACGCTGATATGGTATTCGGGAATATGACACACCCTCCAACCTGTCGCACCGCACCCACGCAACGCACAACCCCTTTTTGCCACCCGTGGGAAAGTGTGACCGCATTGACTCGCGTTGATGCGACACAATTCCGGTGGTGAATGTCGCAGCATCTTTTCAATGTTTATCTAGCAAAGGTAAAGCGTCACAAGGCAATTGGAATTGTTCGATTTCAGCAATCCAATTTGCAGGTGTCTTGTGACCGTATAGCATCCGCGCACGGACTTTCGGATCGGTTTTGTGTAAACTTCTCATTCTATCGATGTGAACTAATCGCACAGAGAGCGCTGAATTCCGTtgtattccttttttattcataCCGACGATTCATTCGTTCTCTTCCACGCCCATGTTACGGTTAGTTCcgtaaaaaaacaccccattCGCCTAAGTGCTTCTGTACCGGGGAAAAAGATAAGCAAACCCGATGGCGTTTCGATTTACCTGGGCAAGATAAGGCACACAGGCAAACAATTGTAGACCATGCGTGTTTGCAGGGACCTTTTAAAGTGCTGAAGTTAATTGATTTCGCTTACAACTCCACATTTTTTCAGGCAGTACAGCAGCACGGAAGAAAGTGTCAAATAATATCGCCCAGGGGGTGACCGTTTTGGGTGAAGAACGCCAGCAAAAACATGAGCGATAATACGGCAGCACGGAATTTAAGCACCTCGAGCGGAGGTGGAACAGCAAGCGGTGGAGGTGGAAGTCATCTGACGCCGGGTGGAGCGGCTGGCGGTGGACTTGCCGGCGGGCTACAGCACGAGGGCAGCACAGAAGACATTGAGCGGCAGCTGGAGGCACTCGATCAGGAAAGCGATTCGGATTCGGAATCGTTGGAGGAGCTGGAAGCGTGCGAAAACATTGAAGTTGTGAATCCGGACCAAACGGCACCGGCACTGGACGTTACGATACGTTACACGATCTGCCTGTTCTGTAAGAAACCGTTCCAGCTAAAGAAGGAACTGAAGAAGCATCTGTTCGAGCACATGAAGAACCTGAAACCGATGAAGGAGAAAAAGATTGTGGAGAAAAAGTTCAAATGTCACAAATGCTTCAAAACGTACACGGAGAAGGCACGGGCCGAGAAGCACATGACTAAGTGCAAGAAGGTGTCGAAGCTGCTGCTGGACATGAGCAATGCTGGTGACGGTCGGATAATGGGTGGCAGCGAGTATGATGCGGCCGTCGCGGAGAGGAGTAACAAGAGTAGCATGAAGAGTGGTGGCAAATTTCGCGAGCCTACCTCACCGCGATCGCTCGTGTTCGATCCGGATGCAGCGGCGGACAGCGACGAACGCTGGTCGTCGTCGGCCGACGAGCGAAGGGAACGGAACCAGGTGGTACACTTCGACGAACGAACCACCAAAGGAGGTGGTGGTCCGGGAAGTTCGGATGAATCACCTACCTCGCCCGGTACCGGTGGACACTTTCAGAAGTGTTCGTAGAGTTCGACACCGGCGGAGTGCTACGATAGCGTAGTACGGCGGTGAAGATGATCCGGTGCATTCTGCAACAGTCGCACAGCATAATGGCGGTACCTCGACGGAAGGAATTCGTTCAACCGACAAGTAACGTCTGTCAGCCTGTGTATATCATCGAGTTCCTTAgttatttctgtttttggtttttcttctcGCATACGTACATGGCGCCTAAACGTGAACGAAACACCGAACGGTGCTCGGGGATTCAACCGCATGTTTTAATCTGCTCATCATATTAGCATCGCACTGACCTTCGTGGGTGGGACGATTGACACAATTCAATCGCTAGTAGCAGCTAGTGTGCTAGTGAACGCGTTTACAGTGCTAAAGATTGCTGCGCAACATAACGATAACATGCGAAAATTTCACGCAACTGAATGATTTGGATAGTGCATTCGAACGTCATCACGTTAGTTAAATAGgcatggttttgttgttcgaTTTAAGCAAGAACAACCTAACGAACCGATTTTTCCCTCTAATTACTGTATTACTTTACTTCCCCGTATAGCCCGAAAAACAATGCCAAACTAGCACAACGTAGTGCGTCGAGTTGCGCGCTTACATTCTATGGTTAATCGGGTACGAGTGATGGTAAAACACTTATCTATTATTACACGCTATAACTTATTTCACATACTAAATTACACAATATACGCTCCTTTGCAAGAAACAATCGCGCATAAACtcgcgaatgaaaaaaaaacaaacaaaacaaccatacACACATACGAAATGTAATGTTAGTATATTACTATAATCATTATTTAAAAGTTATGCATTGTGATACTTGCCAcatacatttaattaaattccctTTACCCAATATCTTAAATAACGTACCATTTTCTTTGTATATAAGTATAGTTTATATCATAATATGCTTGTGCTAATGTGTATATGTACGGCGTACGTACCCAGTGCGATCATTTTTATCTCTTGGCCAATGTGTGAACGGTGTGTATACAAAATGTCCACAGTGGATGATTCAATGTTTATTTGTTGCTTCAGTTTATTTAAACTGTTCCTACCTTTTTGTGTATAATGCAGTAAAATCCCGTATTAGTGTGCTCATGACCTAACTAACTATATACTGTGACTAATTGGTTAAATTGAGTCACGGATAAGTTTCCGCTTTTGACAGAGTGCCGATTACATGATCGACAGTTGATGAACTTGAACTGAACTGATGTGAGTCGTAGATTCATTTCGCTAAGATCTGGACAGAACAATGAGCTTTAGTTTATCCTTTTTTACACACTATAACCGCATGTTTTGCCACTCGCGTCATTATccaatttttcttcttcctttcttaCTCGCTTCTCATTCGGAAAATAGTCCGTATTCAATGTTTTGGACAGTTTTTAATTGTCTAATAAAATTATGATAGCTGTACGACAGTGGTGTTAAAATAAGGGGAAACGATCCACTCTATGTATTGCCGTGTATTCGTCAATAGGAAATGGCAATTAATTAGAAGTCCTGTTGGTACTAGTCGAAGAACGTGCATGGTATTAAGATTGAATTGATCGTTAGCGTTTAGAAGATAAGGAATTGGGATAGGACATTCAACCGATGGAAGAATAcatgaaatggaaaagaacGGATCTTCACCGATTTCGTGTGTATGGGTTGTACAAAAGCAAAGGTGCTGCTACGTGCGAACGTTCCAGGGTGGAAAGACCGCTTCATACAATCATGAGAGAGTACCTCGACGGAGGTACCATCCCCGAACTCCCCGGACAATTTGAGCGATCCTTCCACTTTTGCAGTAATGTGTAACACAGGAAAGGGAAACactcaatcaaacaaaacgttcGAATATGCTCCACGCTCCAGAGACACGAATAATGactaaacaataataattataacaaATATACTGTTGAATATATCCACCTTTATACTTCCCTTATTGCTCTCCCGTACTTCAGTATATGCAATATCACGCTGTGTGGAAATATCACCTGGAAAGGATATACATTGGGGTGATGTGCGAAGCGGTTACtatcaaaataaacacaaaagacTTATTGTTGGTAGCGAGAAATACTATGAGCGTATTTATAAAACCAAGCTAAATTTCATTAGGAGGCTGGAGCGGTTTTAGAATTTACAATCATGGCGCGTGCGATGAATGTGAAATTTTGGAATGTATGCCAAAAGATTAGTTCGTTCAAAAGAAGCGTAAACGATAGGAACAGTAAGAATAAATCTTTGGTACGTGACACGGCGAATGTTCTTCTAGCGGGAACACATCAAATCACAGCTGTGTGTATCTATCTGTCTGTCTATCTGCCTATACGTGTGCATATTAATGAATGTCTAAATTGTTGCATCAGATGCGAAACTCTCAAATTAGCATGGCTGTATTTTTGGCAGGCGATAATTAGATTAGCCACTACCGAAGGCATGTTCAACCCGTTGGCTGTAACACGACCTAAAATACGAATcaaattttataattaatacACACTCTCGGTAGGGTTAATTTTTTAACGTATTTTTCCAATAGttattcaaacaaacatacaaaaatacaCGAAAGCTCCTCTAAATAATGGGCAGTTCCTTAGCGGCGAACCCGAAGGGCCAAAGAAGACAGAACCTGCTTCACGCAAGACGtagatcaatttattttgccaGCATTCGTTTAAATCGTCTGAAAAAGTATTTTTTGTAAATGAATTCCTCCTGCTGTACCAGCACTGAAGCTATAACAGATGCATCTCTTGCATTTCGTTACTGTAAACGAATTGGCGATAGAAATCGTGTAgctaaaacattaaacattttccaaaacCAATAAGGTACTGGAAAATACCAATAGTTTGTAGGATGATATCTGTGTACTTGTGTGAATGTGTTAATGTATGTATGCGTATTGTATTGTTAGTAAAGTGGTGTGATGGATGTGGCTCAATCCGTTGAGCTTGAATAAACAGTTTTCTTTCAGTTTATGCGTTTAAACAAACTTTGCCCTGTACTACTTCAGAAAACATTCAGTTCATGTCCGTTATATGTGCGTATGCGTACGTTTGTATAGTTACTAAATAGTGTAAGAAATAACGTAAATCTTAACAAACCCCGATTGttatgcttcttttttcaGCAGAAAGTAAGGAAAAGTGTGCGACGAAAAAGGGGTTAAGAACAAATCAGAACCATGTttgctaaaaacaaaaaaaaaccgcaatcAAAATGAAGAAAGTACACAGAACTATGTAGACGCaacggaaaagcaaaacatacgGTTGCTTTTGAAACGATTCGACATTTTGTACACAAGTAAGTGGAAAACGATTTATGCTAAAGAAAAATCCCGTAGATGGGGCAAACATTACGCATGTATCGAAACAATACGCATCAAACCAAAGTGTCGTTCAACAAACGAAAAGGGCCCTGGATGTTTCTTATCGGGGAAGGTTTAGAAGATGAATTAGTTGAGgaaatttatgaaacattGTTGACAAtgattttgaagaaaaatacaaTAGTACATTAGAAGTGGTAAGAAATTACATTATTATACAGTATAGGCAACGGACAAATTAATCaatacaaaaaagaaggaaagtaacaaacgaaagacttcagtAGCTAAAGGAAACTGAACTCAAGTAGAATAATAAGATTGTTAagcaaaaaatgaataatcGCAGAAGGCAAAAATAAGCTAAAGACTAAAGCAAATATACTTTCCCGTCTCGGAAGATTCGAAAGTTATAcgttttcacaaaaaaaaaaaacatttgcctAATAGGAAAACCGAAGTATCCTATCAATCGACAACACCCGGAGTGTATTGTATTGAGTTATAAATATAGAACCGGACAACTATAAAACCATCTCTTCTGCCCGATGTACTCTAGCTTAATGTGCATCATCTACCTTTTTCTCGAATGTactgcaaaacaataaaacaacaccatAACGTGCAATAATAGATAGTCAGTTCCGGAATGTATATAACTTACCCCTTTCTGTAATTGGTTATTCTCGAACTGATGCACTGATCGTACCTCGCCCTAACTTGATCCTAATTTATACCACTCATAACCTACACGTAA
The Anopheles moucheti chromosome 2, idAnoMoucSN_F20_07, whole genome shotgun sequence genome window above contains:
- the LOC128297791 gene encoding uncharacterized protein LOC128297791, which produces MSDNTAARNLSTSSGGGTASGGGGSHLTPGGAAGGGLAGGLQHEGSTEDIERQLEALDQESDSDSESLEELEACENIEVVNPDQTAPALDVTIRYTICLFCKKPFQLKKELKKHLFEHMKNLKPMKEKKIVEKKFKCHKCFKTYTEKARAEKHMTKCKKVSKLLLDMSNAGDGRIMGGSEYDAAVAERSNKSSMKSGGKFREPTSPRSLVFDPDAAADSDERWSSSADERRERNQVVHFDERTTKGGGGPGSSDESPTSPGTGGHFQKCS